From one Rosa rugosa chromosome 4, drRosRugo1.1, whole genome shotgun sequence genomic stretch:
- the LOC133745421 gene encoding glyceraldehyde-3-phosphate dehydrogenase, cytosolic-like, translating into MGKIKLGINGFGRIGRLVTRVALQRDDIDLVCINDPYITADYIVYMFKHDTVHGAWKNCDVKLKNANHVYFGNKEVTIFAISREDEIPWSGPGAEYIVDASGTATEIEFAQGHLKGGAKKVIVTCPCDGAPAFVVGVNEKEYKPELNVISGASCTTNCLAPLAKVIHDKFGIIEGLMSTVHSVTASQRGVDGTCPNDWRPGKAAPTIKDWRIGRAAYINIIPTTTGAAKAVGKVLPDLDGKLTGMSFRVPSLDVSVVDLTVRLEKPATYEEIKAAIKEESEGNLKGILGYTEDDVVSTDFEHDSRSSIFDAKAGIALNDNFHKLVAWYDNEWGYSTRIVDLMTYIASFDSA; encoded by the exons ATGG GGAAAATCAAACTCGGAATCAATG GATTTGGAAGAATTGGAAGATTGGTCACAAGAGTGGCTTTGCAAAGAGACGATATTGATCTTGTTTGCATTAACGACCCCTACATCACGGCCGACTAcatt GTCTACATGTTCAAGCACGACACTGTTCACGGTGCATGGAAGAATTGCGATGTGAAACTTAAGAATGCAAACCACGTTTACTTTGGTAACAAGGAAGTCACCATTTTTGCAATCAG CCGAGAAGACGAAATCCCTTGGTCCGGCCCCGGAGCCGAATACATCGTGGATGCCTCTGGTACTGCCACCGAAATCGAATTTGCTCAGGGCCATTTGAAG GGCGGAGCAAAGAAGGTTATTGTCACTTGCCCGTGTGATGGTGCTCCTGCGTTTGTTGTGGGTGTCAATGAGAAGGAATACAAGCCGGAGCTTAATGTTATTTCCGGTGCTAGTTGCACCACCAACTGCCTTGCCCCCCTTGCAAAG GTCATTCATGATAAATTTGGTATCATCGAGGGTCTGATGAGCACTGTTCACTCAGTTACTG CTAGCCAAAGAGGTGTTGATGGAACATGTCCTAATGATTGGAGACCTGGAAAAGCTGCACCAACTATCAAAGATTGGAGAATTGGAAGAGCTGCTTATATCAACATCATTCCCACTACTACCGGAGCTGCTAAG GCTGTTGGTAAAGTTCTACCTGACCTGGATGGTAAATTGACCGGAATGTCATTCCGTGTTCCTAGTCTTGATGTTTCGGTGGTAGACCTAACAGTGAGGCTAGAAAAGCCGGCTACGTATGAGGAAATAAAAGCTGCCATCAA GGAAGAGTCTGAGGGAAACCTGAAGGGAATCTTGGGTTACACTGAAGATGATGTGGTCTCTACCGACTTTGAGCATGACAGCAG GTCAAGTATTTTTGATGCAAAGGCCGGAATTGCTTTGAACGATAACTTCCACAAGTTGGTCGCATGGTACGACAACGAGTGGGGATACAG CACTCGCATCGTTGACTTGATGACCTACATTGCGTCGTTTGATTCAGCATAA
- the LOC133742975 gene encoding auxin-binding protein ABP19a-like, with the protein MISPIFFVFSLILSSSYASHVQDFCVADYTAPQGFSGYACKDPAKVTVDDFVYSGLKVPSTTTNINKSGFTAAVAPVFPALNGLGVSVALATLEVDGVSPLHSHRGATEVIVIAEGSNIVAGFIASSNKVYTKSLNKGDAIVFPQGLYHFFWNKGKTPATIFVSFSSENPGVQVLENALFQSDFPTEIIAKTTLLDVAQIKKLKGVFNGTN; encoded by the coding sequence ATGATTTCCCCTATCTTCTTCGTAttttctctcattctctcttcttcctaTGCTTCACATGTGCAAGACTTCTGTGTTGCAGACTACACAGCCCCTCAAGGCTTTTCAGGGTACGCTTGCAAAGACCCTGCCAAGGTCACGGTAGACGATTTCGTCTACTCCGGCCTAAAAGTCCCCAGTACCACCACGAACATTAACAAATCTGGATTCACAGCTGCCGTTGCCCCTGTATTTCCTGCTCTCAACGGCCTAGGCGTTTCGGTGGCCCTAGCAACCCTGGAGGTTGATGGAGTTTCCCCGCTTCACAGCCACCGCGGAGCTACAGAAGTTATAGTCATCGCAGAAGGAAGTAATATAGTCGCCGGGTTCATTGCCTCGAGTAACAAAGTTTATACAAAGTCTCTGAACAAGGGTGATGCTATTGTTTTTCCACAAGGGTTATATCACTTCTTTTGGAATAAGGGTAAAACTCCGGCCACTATATTTGTTAGCTTCAGTAGCGAAAACCCTGGCGTTCAGGTTCTGGAGAATGCACTGTTCCAAAGCGATTTTCCTACCGAAATCATAGCCAAGACTACTTTACTTGACGTTGCTCAGATTAAGAAACTTAAGGGTGTTTTTAATGGCACTAATTAG